In the genome of Myroides phaeus, one region contains:
- a CDS encoding helix-turn-helix domain-containing protein: MNNFSEEAKFVLQFINETNRSIFLTGKAGTGKTTLLKEIIQTTHKNAVIVAPTGIAALNAGGVTIHSFFHLPFAAFVPDTKNPPIFTDNIKFENKLSLKRHMRMSRVRKALFLNMDLLVIDEVSMLRADVLDAMNFMLQSIRKNPQPFGGVQVLFIGDLLQLPPVVKQAEWDVLQRYYGGVFFFHSEVVRQFPPLYIELDKVFRQSDQEFIQILNNLRNNQVTSQDVQLLNKFIKTDFDIKNNPGYITLTTHNTKADKINKDALDGIDKKEFVFKPDVVGDFPEKLFPLEANMSLKVGAQVIFIKNDISPEKRFYNGKMGIVKSLSNNEIFVHFPEENETIEVEKYEWENIKYTVDPNTKEIVEEVLGTFTHYPLKLAWAITVHKSQGLTFDKAVLDVSSVFLPGQAYVALSRLRSLEGLVLLSPIQMNGLVNDEEVMSYANNKATVDRLTQELQLATKDFLRNFLIDTYSWFNLGTLWHAHIHTYDAETDRSKKNSFKPWAIKTTKSLNDMLIHSEKFVHQLRCLFNEENFRFAHVKERVNKAYQYFFPMMDHLVFELLFNIAQVKGKRQLKGFYEELVVLEDALLKQVIQMKKAEKMLQLLEEGKKISKENLRSLEISEYKINHLVNIANLLRDTQLDLDEDDDVSKYSSTKKGEKKEKKKSTTSITLEYWKQKKSIEEIAEIRKLVPTTIYSHLGKLVGDGLIQLDEILPKDKIDELEELFITFKDKPLSEIKATVEDLYSWEELKLFQRAKDALKESEE, from the coding sequence ATGAATAACTTTTCAGAAGAAGCAAAATTTGTTTTACAGTTCATTAATGAGACAAATAGATCTATTTTCTTAACAGGAAAAGCGGGTACAGGGAAGACTACTTTATTAAAAGAAATCATACAAACCACCCATAAAAACGCTGTTATTGTTGCTCCTACTGGAATTGCAGCATTAAATGCAGGGGGTGTAACGATACATTCCTTTTTTCATTTACCATTCGCAGCTTTTGTTCCAGATACGAAGAATCCACCCATTTTTACAGACAATATAAAGTTTGAAAATAAGCTTTCTCTAAAGCGTCATATGCGTATGAGTAGAGTCCGTAAAGCGTTGTTTTTGAACATGGATTTATTAGTTATTGATGAAGTTAGTATGCTTCGTGCTGATGTTTTAGACGCAATGAATTTTATGCTACAAAGCATAAGAAAGAATCCACAACCTTTTGGTGGTGTACAAGTCCTTTTTATTGGCGATTTACTACAATTACCACCAGTTGTCAAGCAAGCTGAATGGGATGTTTTGCAACGCTATTATGGAGGAGTATTTTTTTTCCATTCAGAAGTTGTGCGACAATTTCCTCCCTTGTACATTGAACTTGATAAAGTCTTTAGACAATCTGATCAAGAGTTTATTCAGATATTAAATAACTTAAGAAATAATCAAGTAACATCTCAAGATGTTCAATTGCTAAACAAGTTTATCAAAACTGATTTTGATATTAAGAATAATCCTGGATATATTACTTTAACTACTCATAATACTAAAGCAGACAAAATTAATAAAGATGCTTTAGATGGTATTGATAAAAAAGAGTTTGTATTTAAGCCAGATGTTGTTGGTGATTTTCCTGAAAAACTATTTCCATTAGAAGCTAATATGAGCTTAAAAGTGGGAGCACAAGTTATATTTATAAAGAATGATATTTCTCCTGAAAAGCGATTTTACAATGGAAAAATGGGGATTGTCAAATCACTATCAAACAATGAGATTTTTGTTCATTTCCCCGAAGAAAACGAAACTATAGAAGTTGAAAAATACGAGTGGGAGAATATAAAATATACTGTAGATCCTAATACAAAAGAAATTGTTGAAGAGGTATTAGGTACGTTTACGCATTATCCATTGAAGTTGGCTTGGGCAATAACAGTACACAAAAGTCAAGGACTTACTTTTGACAAAGCTGTACTTGATGTATCAAGCGTTTTCTTACCTGGACAAGCATACGTTGCTTTATCAAGATTAAGGTCGTTAGAAGGCTTAGTTTTACTCTCTCCTATTCAGATGAATGGTTTAGTAAATGATGAAGAGGTAATGAGCTATGCAAATAATAAAGCCACTGTAGATAGATTAACACAAGAATTGCAGTTAGCAACTAAAGACTTCCTTAGAAACTTTTTAATAGATACCTATTCTTGGTTTAATCTTGGTACGCTTTGGCATGCTCATATACATACTTATGATGCAGAAACAGATCGTAGTAAAAAGAATTCTTTTAAACCATGGGCAATTAAAACTACCAAAAGTTTGAACGATATGCTTATTCATTCAGAGAAGTTTGTTCATCAATTAAGATGTTTATTTAATGAAGAGAATTTTAGGTTTGCCCACGTAAAGGAAAGAGTTAATAAAGCTTATCAGTACTTTTTTCCAATGATGGATCACCTTGTTTTTGAATTACTTTTTAACATTGCTCAAGTTAAGGGAAAACGACAATTAAAAGGTTTTTATGAAGAGTTAGTTGTTTTAGAAGACGCTTTATTGAAGCAAGTCATTCAGATGAAAAAAGCTGAAAAAATGTTACAACTCTTAGAAGAAGGTAAGAAGATTTCTAAAGAAAATTTACGTTCATTAGAAATTAGTGAATACAAAATTAACCACTTAGTTAATATTGCAAATTTACTAAGAGATACTCAATTAGATTTAGATGAAGACGATGATGTAAGTAAATATTCCTCAACAAAAAAAGGGGAGAAGAAGGAAAAGAAAAAATCTACCACTTCAATTACTTTGGAATACTGGAAACAGAAGAAAAGCATAGAAGAGATTGCTGAAATCAGAAAACTGGTTCCTACTACTATCTATTCGCATTTAGGTAAACTGGTAGGAGATGGTTTGATTCAACTTGATGAGATACTTCCTAAAGACAAAATAGATGAATTAGAAGAGTTATTTATCACTTTTAAGGACAAACCTTTATCAGAAATAAAAGCTACAGTAGAAGACTTGTAT
- the mnmG gene encoding tRNA uridine-5-carboxymethylaminomethyl(34) synthesis enzyme MnmG, whose protein sequence is MSIFQDTYDVIVVGGGHAGSEAAAAAANMGSKTLLITMSLQNIAQMSCNPAMGGIAKGQIVREIDALGGYSGIVSDKTAIQFKMLNKSKGPAMWSPRVQSDRMRFAELWRLMLEGTPNLDFYQDMVRSLIIKNERIEGVVTNLGIEIKAKTVILTNGTFLNGLIHIGEKQFGGGRAGESAAYGITEDLVKAGFVSGRMKTGTPPRVDGRSLDYTKMEAQPGDENPAKFSYLDVTKPLVEQRDCHMTYTSPLVHELLREGFDRSPMFTGRIKSIGPRYCPSIEDKINRFADKDRHQIFVEPEGWNTCEIYVNGFSTSLPEEVQIKALRSVAGFENAKIFRPGYAIEYDYFPPTQLKHTLETKLVDGLFFAGQINGTTGYEEAAAQGLMAGMNAHLKVNGKEPFILRRDEAYIGVLIDDLITKGTEEPYRMFTSRAEYRTLLRQDNADFRLTPKSFELGLASEQRLRRMEFKREESESFVQFFKETSVKTEEANPILEEKGSSLMSQPDKMFKVFSRPQIELGDILKFKKVKEYIEEHDLDQEILEQAEIQVKYSGYIEKEKSNADKLTRLEDVKIPSNFDYDKIVSLSFESREKLKKIKPITISQASRISGVTPTDVSILLIHMGR, encoded by the coding sequence ATGAGTATATTTCAAGATACATATGATGTTATAGTTGTAGGAGGAGGGCATGCTGGTTCAGAAGCTGCTGCTGCTGCTGCAAATATGGGATCAAAGACTCTATTGATTACAATGAGTTTACAAAATATTGCACAAATGTCTTGTAATCCTGCTATGGGAGGAATTGCAAAAGGACAGATTGTTCGTGAGATTGATGCTTTGGGTGGTTACTCAGGTATTGTTTCTGACAAGACTGCAATACAATTTAAAATGCTGAATAAATCTAAAGGTCCTGCTATGTGGTCTCCAAGGGTTCAGTCTGATCGTATGAGATTTGCTGAGTTATGGCGATTAATGTTAGAAGGAACACCAAATTTAGATTTTTATCAAGATATGGTTCGTTCATTGATTATAAAGAACGAACGTATTGAAGGAGTAGTTACGAATCTTGGTATTGAGATAAAAGCTAAAACAGTTATTCTAACTAATGGTACTTTCTTAAATGGTTTGATTCACATCGGAGAAAAACAATTTGGTGGTGGTAGAGCAGGAGAGAGTGCTGCATATGGAATTACAGAAGATCTTGTTAAAGCAGGTTTTGTTTCTGGTAGAATGAAGACGGGAACTCCTCCAAGAGTAGATGGTCGTTCTTTAGATTATACTAAAATGGAAGCGCAACCTGGAGATGAGAATCCTGCGAAGTTTTCTTATTTAGATGTTACAAAACCATTAGTTGAACAAAGAGACTGTCATATGACTTATACTTCTCCTTTGGTTCACGAGTTACTAAGAGAAGGGTTTGATCGTTCTCCAATGTTTACAGGTAGAATTAAAAGTATAGGACCACGTTATTGTCCTTCTATTGAAGATAAGATTAATCGTTTTGCTGATAAAGATAGACATCAAATTTTCGTAGAACCAGAAGGATGGAATACATGTGAAATATATGTAAATGGTTTCTCTACTTCTTTACCAGAAGAGGTTCAAATAAAAGCATTACGTTCAGTAGCAGGATTTGAAAACGCTAAGATATTTAGACCTGGGTATGCTATAGAGTATGATTATTTTCCACCTACACAGTTGAAACATACTTTAGAAACTAAGCTTGTAGATGGATTATTTTTCGCTGGACAGATCAATGGTACAACTGGGTATGAAGAGGCAGCTGCGCAAGGCTTAATGGCGGGTATGAATGCACATTTGAAAGTTAATGGTAAGGAACCTTTTATCTTAAGAAGAGATGAAGCTTATATTGGAGTTTTAATTGACGACTTAATTACTAAAGGAACTGAAGAACCATATAGAATGTTTACTTCAAGAGCAGAGTATAGAACTTTACTTCGCCAAGATAATGCTGACTTTAGATTAACACCTAAGAGTTTTGAACTTGGATTAGCTTCAGAACAACGTCTAAGACGAATGGAATTTAAACGTGAAGAATCAGAGAGCTTCGTTCAATTCTTTAAAGAAACGAGTGTAAAAACTGAAGAGGCAAATCCTATTTTAGAGGAGAAAGGTTCTTCTTTAATGAGTCAACCTGATAAAATGTTTAAAGTTTTCTCTCGTCCTCAAATAGAATTAGGCGATATATTGAAGTTTAAAAAAGTAAAAGAATATATTGAAGAGCATGATTTAGATCAAGAGATTTTAGAACAAGCAGAGATTCAAGTTAAATATTCTGGCTATATTGAGAAGGAAAAATCTAATGCAGATAAGTTAACAAGGTTAGAAGATGTTAAGATTCCAAGCAATTTTGATTACGATAAAATAGTATCATTATCCTTTGAATCAAGAGAGAAATTGAAAAAGATTAAACCTATTACAATTTCTCAGGCTTCACGTATCAGTGGTGTAACACCAACCGATGTTTCTATTTTATTAATACATATGGGAAGATAA
- a CDS encoding class I SAM-dependent methyltransferase → MQIESNIKFLEVEDYSVSNEKFELYLDPSYHLLKTIPQPKSEELGKYYESENYISHTDKKTTFFEKVYQTIKRKAIQNKLNLLESIKESKGNLLDIGCGTGDFLAAAKNRNWNVVGYEPNLGARKLAEEKGVSIVEDTKSIEEGTLDVITLWHVLEHVPDLENQIKELYRLLKPNGILIIAVPNYKSYDAQYYGKHWAAYDVPRHLWHFSQQSIPLLFNPFGFILQDTYPMLFDSFYVSLLSEEIKHGKKNWLKAFSVGLKSNIEARRNLEYSSLIYSLKKTI, encoded by the coding sequence ATGCAGATAGAATCCAATATTAAATTTTTAGAAGTAGAAGATTATTCCGTCTCTAATGAAAAATTTGAACTGTATTTAGATCCATCTTATCATCTATTAAAAACAATTCCTCAACCTAAATCTGAAGAGTTAGGAAAATATTATGAGAGTGAAAATTATATTTCACATACAGATAAGAAGACTACCTTTTTTGAAAAAGTATATCAAACTATCAAAAGAAAGGCTATTCAAAATAAATTGAATTTATTAGAATCTATAAAAGAGTCTAAAGGAAACCTTTTAGATATAGGATGTGGAACTGGTGATTTTTTAGCAGCAGCTAAAAATAGAAATTGGAATGTAGTAGGTTATGAACCAAATTTGGGTGCAAGAAAATTAGCCGAAGAGAAGGGAGTATCAATTGTAGAAGATACAAAAAGTATAGAAGAGGGGACATTAGATGTTATTACTTTATGGCATGTTTTAGAACATGTACCCGATTTAGAAAATCAAATAAAAGAACTTTATAGATTATTAAAGCCGAACGGTATTTTAATAATAGCTGTTCCTAATTATAAATCTTACGATGCTCAATATTATGGAAAGCATTGGGCAGCTTATGATGTTCCACGACATCTATGGCATTTTTCTCAACAATCAATTCCTTTATTATTTAATCCTTTCGGATTTATTTTACAGGATACCTATCCAATGCTATTTGATAGTTTTTATGTTTCTCTTTTATCTGAAGAAATTAAACACGGAAAAAAGAATTGGCTAAAAGCTTTTTCAGTTGGATTGAAATCAAATATTGAAGCAAGACGTAATTTAGAATATTCTTCTTTAATTTATTCTTTAAAGAAAACAATTTAG
- a CDS encoding OmpH family outer membrane protein, whose protein sequence is MKKTILMLGFAGLLFSCNNNSNAAVEFKTAYVDSSKLMKEYEEVKDVESKYKIQSEEKGKSLEADIAKFQQEVQSFQANARQKGQAWAEQKAAELQKKEQQLQYQQQAMVQSLQMESGQEIDSVVKKVKEYISEYAKKNNLDYVFNTEEASTVIYGKEQYDITESILKELNAKYKGTSAATKIDEPAVPAAEKKEETK, encoded by the coding sequence ATGAAAAAAACAATTTTAATGTTAGGGTTCGCAGGATTATTATTTTCTTGCAACAATAATTCAAATGCTGCTGTTGAATTTAAAACGGCTTATGTAGATTCGTCTAAACTGATGAAAGAATACGAAGAAGTAAAAGACGTAGAATCTAAATATAAAATTCAATCTGAAGAAAAAGGTAAAAGTTTAGAAGCAGATATCGCTAAGTTCCAACAAGAAGTTCAAAGCTTCCAAGCTAATGCTCGTCAAAAAGGTCAGGCGTGGGCAGAACAAAAAGCAGCTGAATTACAAAAGAAAGAACAACAATTACAATATCAACAACAAGCAATGGTTCAATCTCTACAAATGGAGAGTGGACAAGAAATTGATTCTGTTGTAAAGAAAGTAAAAGAATATATTTCTGAATACGCTAAAAAGAACAATTTAGACTATGTATTCAACACAGAAGAGGCTTCTACAGTTATTTATGGAAAAGAGCAGTATGATATTACTGAATCTATCTTAAAAGAGCTTAACGCTAAATATAAAGGTACATCAGCAGCAACTAAGATTGATGAACCAGCAGTTCCAGCTGCAGAGAAAAAAGAAGAAACTAAATAA